The proteins below are encoded in one region of Flavobacterium nackdongense:
- the nuoH gene encoding NADH-quinone oxidoreductase subunit NuoH: MDSTFIIEKSVVILVVFAVTMLMAMYSTWAERKVAAFLQDRVGPNRAGWGGLFQPLADGLKLFAKEEFSPDTPNQFLFRVGPGIAMATALMTSAVIPWGDRLHLFGRDILLQATDINVGLLYIIGIVSVGVYGIMIGGWASNNKFSLIGAVRAASQMVSYEVAMGLSIVALLMMTGTLSLKEISEQQAGLGWNVFYQPISFLIFLICAFAETNRTPFDLAECETELIGGYHTEYSSMRMGFYLFAEYANMFVSSTILAVLFFGGYNYPGMSWVVENYGVNLANVLGMGALFVKLCGFIFFFMWVRWTIPRFRYDQLMHLGWRILIPLSIINIMITGIVLLRGELLAYFGF, from the coding sequence ATGGATAGTACATTTATCATAGAAAAAAGCGTTGTAATTCTTGTTGTTTTCGCCGTTACGATGCTTATGGCGATGTATTCAACTTGGGCTGAACGAAAAGTGGCTGCATTTCTTCAAGACAGGGTGGGTCCTAATCGCGCAGGTTGGGGAGGATTATTTCAACCGCTTGCCGATGGATTGAAATTATTTGCCAAAGAAGAATTTTCGCCTGATACACCCAACCAATTTTTGTTTAGAGTTGGGCCAGGAATTGCAATGGCAACCGCGTTGATGACCAGCGCAGTGATTCCTTGGGGAGATCGACTGCATCTTTTCGGGAGAGATATTTTGCTACAAGCTACTGATATTAATGTGGGCCTTTTGTACATCATCGGTATTGTTTCTGTTGGAGTTTATGGCATTATGATTGGAGGTTGGGCATCGAACAATAAATTCTCCTTGATCGGAGCAGTTCGCGCCGCTTCTCAAATGGTGTCTTATGAAGTGGCAATGGGATTGTCGATTGTAGCTTTACTAATGATGACCGGAACATTGAGCCTAAAAGAAATTTCGGAGCAACAAGCCGGATTGGGTTGGAATGTTTTTTACCAACCTATTTCCTTTTTGATATTCTTGATTTGTGCCTTTGCCGAAACCAATCGAACTCCATTTGATTTAGCCGAATGTGAAACCGAATTAATTGGTGGCTATCATACCGAATATTCCTCGATGCGAATGGGTTTTTACCTTTTTGCTGAATACGCCAATATGTTTGTTTCTTCAACGATTTTGGCAGTTTTATTCTTCGGAGGCTACAATTATCCGGGAATGAGTTGGGTAGTTGAAAACTATGGAGTGAACCTTGCCAATGTATTAGGAATGGGAGCTTTGTTTGTGAAATTATGTGGATTTATCTTCTTTTTTATGTGGGTTCGTTGGACTATTCCAAGATTTAGATACGATCAATTGATGCATTTGGGATGGAGAATTTTGATTCCGCTGTCGATTATCAATATTATGATTACTGGGATTGTGCTTTTGAGAGGAGAACTGTTAGCTTATTTCGGGTTTTAA
- a CDS encoding ORF6N domain-containing protein, with amino-acid sequence MNKLRWSQSVTTSRNKKVLYFMGKELVVTEEFIMSKILLIRNQKVMVDSDLATLYSVSTKQLNQQVKRNIKRFPTNFMFQLTAIEKEQLVANCDHLNKLKFSSTLPYVFTEHGTMMLGNVLSSDRAIEFSIKIVEAFIKMREFLTNNLSVKLEIEEIKKKLNNHDKNIELVFSYLDEMMEKNENKVERNKIGYKK; translated from the coding sequence ATGAACAAATTGAGGTGGTCACAATCTGTGACTACCTCAAGAAATAAAAAAGTATTATACTTTATGGGCAAAGAATTAGTTGTTACAGAAGAATTCATAATGAGCAAAATCTTGCTGATTAGAAATCAAAAAGTAATGGTTGATTCTGATTTAGCAACGCTTTATAGTGTTTCGACTAAACAATTGAACCAACAAGTCAAAAGAAATATAAAACGGTTTCCGACTAATTTTATGTTTCAATTGACAGCAATTGAAAAAGAACAGCTGGTCGCAAATTGTGACCACCTCAATAAATTAAAATTTTCTTCAACATTGCCGTATGTTTTCACAGAACACGGAACAATGATGTTGGGAAACGTATTAAGCTCAGACAGAGCGATAGAATTCAGCATTAAAATTGTTGAAGCTTTTATAAAAATGCGAGAATTTTTGACAAATAATTTAAGTGTTAAATTAGAAATCGAAGAAATAAAGAAGAAACTTAATAACCACGACAAGAACATTGAATTGGTTTTTTCTTATCTCGATGAAATGATGGAAAAGAATGAAAATAAAGTGGAACGAAATAAAATAGGTTATAAAAAATAA